The Thunnus albacares chromosome 13, fThuAlb1.1, whole genome shotgun sequence genome segment gagagctgcttcagttcagcgtctttcctcttcagctcagtgatctcctgctccagcttctcctgaagctctttgactcgactcacttcagtttcctgctgggatctgatctgctgcttcacatcagagcttcttttctggatgagacggatcagctcagtgaagatcttctcactgtcctccactgctttatcagcagagcgattgacggcctccacttcctgttgaagcagcttcacatctttctctctgtcctggattctctgctggattttctgtcgactcacctcgagctctctctgcctctcagtcctttctgctgcagctgagactgtgtcgtggcctttatgttcatccacagagcagagataacagatactctgctgatcagtacgacAGAaaatcttcatcacctcatcatgacgagagcagatgttctcctgcaGCGTCttggaggggtcgaccagcttgtgtttctttaatggagTGACATCATAGTGAGGCTGgaggtgtttctcacagtaagacGCTGGACAATTCAGACAGGACTTGaaggctttcagcttcctcccagtaCAGAAATCACAGGCCACATCgtcaggtccagcatagcagtgatcagcaggagaagcttggagtccagtcttcttcagctgctcaaATAAAactgctaacatggtgtttttcaccaggacaggcctcggtgtgaaggtctgtctgcactgagggcagctgtagattttcttctcatcctcttcatcccagaagcctttaatacagctcatgcagtaacTGTGTCCACAGTGAATAgccaccggatccttcagtagatccagacagatagAACAAGAGAAAGCTTCCCGGTCCAGCTGAACTCCTTGCTgcgccatttcagctctcagtgtcAATGACTGTCTGACTTTCACTTTCTTAGAAATGAAACTAGTTTGAGCTCTGATCTAAACATCATGTGTCTCTGGAGTGAATGGAGGCTGACAGCTCCCTGCACTTCACCACatgttggttacacccatcttcaaactgtagatctaaaggggagggaacaaggacATGTGTGgacagagtggagcttgttgttttttagagcaggaagaagaaggaggagttATCAAGCTGCGATTCATTCCAGGAAGAGGAGCCGTTTGAGagagatactgtgtgtttaacctTTATTAACAGCATATTAACAAAGTATATTCAGAATAAGTTCATATGAATTCATGAAATGAATCTTTTAAATTTTCCTCATGGCCTTATTCATTTGTATTATCTCATcattatcttttttattattatttactctGATTTACTCAACTTTGATCAGTTTCACAGCTGGTTTCACAAACATTACCAAagctaaaaatatttatttagtttacaTTAGATTTTAATCAGTCTCATATAATCTCAAAGTAAATAAGTTTAGATTTGGGGGTAAAGCTGGCTGACAGCTAAAGGGACACTTTATCAAACTGAACCAAGCAAATGATTGTAAATCACACAAACCAGTTAGGATTACTGCTggcaaaaaatacaacacaaaataaaaaaggaaaaaatgatttCTGTCGTGCTAGATATGATTAGTCAAGTTCTTGTCAACTCCTAAAACAAATGTTAGTCAGGCTAAATGTTACATGACATCATTTATCTTTGCTATCTAATCATTTTGgcttaatttattaattcatcattaattATCATTCTTCATTATCTGCTTCAGTTGTTACtgtcctgctttcttttctcttcttcctctttcttctctttcttttttcactccCAGATGGATAATTCATCCTCATTTTACACAGCCGACATGAAGATGATGCACAAAGAAATATGAACGTGTAAACCTGGTGTGGATATTAATTTAGTTCAGTTATGTGTTTTCCTGAAACATAAATCATGATACACAATTAACCATCATAATATCTACACCAGCCTGTTATCAATAaagatggaaacattttactcaaataaGAACTCGAGTAAATCATCTCAAATGTCAGATTTCTGTTtcactgaagcagaaacagtttttatgttatttttactcttgctgtgttacatcacacacatttgcagtGACAGGATCAATGATAGGATGGTGCATAGAGTTAGTCTCAAGTTAACTTAGCTGTAAAACACTGAGTCAAGTTTATTCATACAGCTCACATTACATGCACGTCTCAAAGAGCTTTTCATAAAGTGTGTATCTTATTAAATATCACATGTTTGTATCTGAACACATCACAAACCATATTACATTAACATGTGTGAGGTGTGAGAGGTAAACTTTAATGTGACGACATCCAGTTCAAATGTGAGACATGTTGGAAGTCTTATTTGTAACTTCCTCAATGTTTCTTCTCAacccaaacacaaacagaaacaagagaggtCAACCATTAgatcaaagtgttttttttttagaagtaaagagaaaaagagaagaaaactgtGATGAATACAAAAGTGTGAATCCCACAGTCTCctagaaatataaagttttgtttAGAATACAAGCTGTAAACCTGCTGCAACACTCACAATATAACAG includes the following:
- the LOC122995467 gene encoding tripartite motif-containing protein 16-like; protein product: MAQQGVQLDREAFSCSICLDLLKDPVAIHCGHSYCMSCIKGFWDEEDEKKIYSCPQCRQTFTPRPVLVKNTMLAVLFEQLKKTGLQASPADHCYAGPDDVACDFCTGRKLKAFKSCLNCPASYCEKHLQPHYDVTPLKKHKLVDPSKTLQENICSRHDEVMKIFCRTDQQSICYLCSVDEHKGHDTVSAAAERTERQRELEVSRQKIQQRIQDREKDVKLLQQEVEAVNRSADKAVEDSEKIFTELIRLIQKRSSDVKQQIRSQQETEVSRVKELQEKLEQEITELKRKDAELKQLSHTEDHNQFLHNYPSLSQLSASTDSSSINIRPLRYFEDVTAAVSELRDQLQDILKEKWTNISLTVTEVDVLLSEPEPKTRAGFLKYSREITLDPNTAHINLLLSEGNRKATSMMKQQSYSSHPDRFTGWFQVLSRESLTGRCYWEVEWSGTQVYVAVAYKNISRAWIGFGHNDKSWALDCDTNSYKFWFNNISTPVSGPRSSRVGVYLDHRAGILSFYSVSETMTLLHRVQTTFTQPLYAGIRFYYFGDTAEFCKLK